From the Sphingomonas aliaeris genome, one window contains:
- a CDS encoding spinster family MFS transporter — protein sequence MSTAPQTGLPRTSRPPSLVLAMLLLVYTFNFLDRQILGILVQPIKADLGLTDTQLGALGGIAFALLYSTLAIPLALIADRTSRSWVITISLTVWSGFTALCGIATNFWQLFAFRLGVGVGEAGGVAPSYALIADYFPPEKRARALAIYSLGIPIGLASGTLLGAYIANHVDWRAAFLIVGLAGIILAPIFRLIVKDPVRPVAPKGQAPISAVFGVLAKKPSFWLMAFAASMSSMAGYGLAFWVPSVLIRSYGFDLATTSYFFGSLLLIGGVAGVFLGGVLADRMGKTDRGFYARLPALAWLITAPLFIAGFMSPSPAVAWAFLLIPNALNILWLGPLVTAVQHLVPPHMRATASASFLFINNLIGLGLGSLAMGKLSDIMTPQFGNDALRYSAIAVVCLYFVAALLGFLAAKPLRRDWVDEPAA from the coding sequence ATGAGCACCGCCCCACAGACCGGCCTGCCCCGCACGTCACGCCCGCCGTCGCTGGTGCTGGCGATGTTGCTGCTCGTCTACACGTTCAACTTTCTCGACCGGCAGATCCTGGGCATATTGGTCCAGCCGATCAAGGCGGACCTGGGGCTGACGGATACGCAACTGGGCGCGCTGGGCGGAATTGCCTTCGCCCTGCTCTATTCCACGCTGGCGATCCCTTTGGCGCTGATCGCCGACCGGACGAGCCGAAGCTGGGTGATCACCATATCGCTGACGGTGTGGAGCGGCTTCACCGCATTGTGCGGCATAGCCACGAACTTCTGGCAACTGTTCGCCTTCCGCCTCGGCGTCGGCGTGGGCGAGGCCGGTGGCGTCGCGCCGTCCTATGCGTTGATCGCGGACTATTTTCCGCCGGAAAAGCGCGCGCGGGCGCTGGCCATCTATTCGCTCGGCATTCCGATCGGACTGGCGAGCGGCACGCTGCTTGGCGCGTATATCGCCAATCATGTCGACTGGCGTGCGGCGTTCCTGATCGTCGGGCTGGCGGGGATCATATTGGCCCCGATCTTCCGCCTGATCGTCAAGGACCCGGTGCGCCCCGTCGCGCCCAAGGGGCAGGCCCCGATATCGGCCGTGTTTGGCGTGCTCGCGAAGAAGCCGAGCTTCTGGCTGATGGCGTTCGCCGCGTCGATGAGTTCGATGGCGGGATATGGCCTCGCATTCTGGGTGCCATCGGTGCTGATCCGCAGTTACGGGTTCGATCTGGCGACGACGTCCTATTTCTTCGGATCGTTGCTGCTGATCGGCGGCGTCGCGGGTGTCTTTCTCGGCGGGGTACTGGCCGACCGGATGGGAAAAACGGATCGCGGATTCTACGCGCGATTGCCGGCGCTTGCGTGGCTGATCACCGCACCATTGTTCATCGCGGGATTCATGAGCCCGTCGCCGGCGGTCGCCTGGGCGTTCCTGCTGATCCCCAACGCGCTCAACATCCTGTGGCTGGGGCCGCTGGTCACCGCGGTCCAGCATCTGGTGCCACCACATATGCGCGCGACAGCCTCGGCCAGCTTCCTGTTCATCAACAATCTGATCGGACTGGGGCTTGGATCGCTGGCCATGGGCAAGCTGTCCGACATCATGACGCCACAGTTCGGGAACGACGCCCTGCGCTATTCGGCGATAGCGGTCGTGTGCCTGTATTTCGTCGCGGCGTTGCTCGGTTTCCTCGCCGCGAAGCCGCTGCGCAGAGACTGGGTGGACGAGCCGGCGGCGTGA
- a CDS encoding peptide chain release factor 3, with product MNHTSDRRTFAIISHPDAGKTTLTEKLLYFGGAIHLAGEVKARGQNRRARSDWMKIEQQRGISVTSSVMTFEKDGLTFNLLDTPGHEDFSEDTYRTLTAVDSAVMVIDAARGIEAQTRKLFEVCRLRSVPIITFVNKVDREGRPPFELLDEIADMLQLDVCPMSWPVGMGSDFEGVYDLHANTLSQPEGPSREFMGRAIPFDGMDDPKLAATITSAGLATLKDESELAMGGYASFDVEAYRAGDLTPVYFGSALKDFGVAELIAALGQHAPGPRPQPAEPAAVTPERPDVTGFIFKVQANMDPNHRDRIAFMRLCSGTFKRGMKLTPTGHGKPIAIHSPILFFAQNRELADEAFPGDIIGIPNHGTLRVGDTMSERADVRFTGLPNFAPEILRRVALKDPTKTKQLRKALDDMAEEGVTQVFYPEIGSNLIIGVVGQLQLEVLLSRLDAEYKVDAGLEMAPYDTARWVSAEDPADLKAFMDLNRSSMAKDRDANPVYMAKTAWDVGYVSDRYPKVKFAATRER from the coding sequence ATGAATCATACCTCCGACCGCCGCACCTTCGCGATCATCTCGCATCCCGACGCCGGCAAGACCACGCTCACGGAAAAGCTGCTCTATTTCGGCGGCGCCATCCATCTCGCGGGCGAGGTGAAGGCGCGCGGGCAGAACCGTCGTGCCCGCTCCGACTGGATGAAGATCGAGCAGCAGCGCGGAATCTCCGTCACTTCCTCGGTCATGACGTTCGAGAAGGACGGCCTGACCTTCAACCTGCTCGACACGCCGGGCCACGAGGATTTCAGCGAGGATACGTACCGCACGCTGACCGCGGTCGATTCCGCGGTCATGGTGATCGACGCCGCGCGCGGTATCGAGGCGCAGACGCGCAAGCTGTTCGAGGTCTGCCGCCTGCGCTCGGTTCCGATCATCACCTTCGTCAACAAGGTCGATCGCGAGGGCCGCCCGCCGTTCGAACTGCTCGACGAGATCGCCGACATGCTCCAGCTGGACGTCTGCCCGATGAGCTGGCCGGTGGGCATGGGCAGCGATTTCGAAGGCGTGTACGATCTGCACGCCAATACCCTCAGCCAGCCCGAGGGGCCGAGCCGCGAGTTCATGGGCCGCGCGATCCCGTTCGACGGAATGGACGATCCGAAATTGGCCGCGACGATCACGTCGGCCGGGCTCGCCACGCTGAAGGACGAATCCGAACTGGCGATGGGCGGCTATGCCTCGTTCGATGTCGAGGCGTATCGCGCAGGCGATCTGACGCCCGTCTATTTCGGCTCCGCGCTCAAGGATTTCGGGGTCGCAGAACTGATCGCGGCGCTGGGACAGCATGCCCCCGGTCCACGCCCGCAGCCGGCCGAACCCGCCGCCGTCACGCCGGAACGCCCCGACGTCACCGGCTTCATCTTCAAGGTCCAGGCGAACATGGACCCCAATCACCGCGATCGCATCGCGTTCATGCGGCTATGTTCGGGCACGTTCAAACGCGGCATGAAGCTGACCCCGACCGGCCACGGCAAGCCGATCGCGATCCATTCGCCGATCCTGTTCTTCGCGCAGAACCGCGAACTCGCGGACGAGGCGTTTCCGGGCGACATCATCGGCATCCCCAACCACGGCACGTTGCGGGTGGGCGACACGATGAGCGAGCGCGCCGACGTGCGCTTTACCGGCCTGCCCAATTTTGCACCCGAAATCCTGCGCCGCGTCGCATTGAAGGACCCGACCAAGACCAAGCAGTTGCGCAAGGCGCTGGACGACATGGCCGAAGAGGGCGTGACCCAGGTCTTCTACCCGGAGATCGGATCCAACCTGATCATCGGCGTTGTCGGACAGTTGCAGTTGGAGGTTCTGCTGTCCCGGCTCGACGCGGAATACAAGGTCGATGCCGGCCTCGAAATGGCTCCCTACGACACTGCGCGCTGGGTCTCGGCGGAGGATCCGGCGGACCTCAAGGCGTTCATGGACCTCAACCGCTCCAGCATGGCGAAGGACCGCGACGCCAACCCCGTCTACATGGCGAAGACCGCTTGGGACGTCGGCTACGTCTCCGATCGCTACCCGAAGGTGAAGTTCGCCGCCACGCGCGAGCGGTAG